Proteins encoded by one window of Cydia splendana chromosome 14, ilCydSple1.2, whole genome shotgun sequence:
- the LOC134796924 gene encoding tetraspanin-5-like: MGFGESTVKFLLFIFNLVFALVGATLLGLGVAGYLKVEAVARILGRYGGHVPIFYIVLGSLVFGVAFFGCCGAVTESQCMLFTFSIFMGILMALKVILIALVFVKKEWLDEVITNTNEKLEAKGVLKDPVDPQTIRICFAGVCSVIIAVEMVGMVFGCCLGVHVRRSNGHGYA, translated from the exons ATGGGGTTCGGTGAATCTACAGTAAAATTTTTGCTGTTCATTTTCAACTTGGTGTTTGCG TTGGTCGGCGCGACGCTCCTAGGCCTTGGAGTGGCTGGGTACCTGAAAGTAGAAGCTGTTGCGAGGATTCTTGGACGCTATGGAGGCCATGTGCCCATCTTCTACATCGTACTGGGGTCGCTGGTGTTCGGCGTCGCGTTCTTCGGGTGCTGCGGGGCTGTGACCGAGAGTCAATGCATGCTCTTTACT TTCTCTATCTTCATGGGTATACTGATGGCCCTGAAAGTAATTCTGATAGCTTTGGTGTTCGTGAAGAAGGAGTGGCTGGATGAAGTTATCACGAATACTAATGAGAAGTTGGAAGCTAAAGGCGTTTTAAAGGACCCGGTGGACCCTCAGACCATCAGGATTTGCTTTGCTGGCGTTTGCTCTGTCATTATCGCCGTGGAG ATGGTCGGTATGGTGTTCGGGTGCTGCCTTGGTGTCCACGTGCGTCGCAGCAACGGCCATGGTTATGCATAG